The Sulfurimonas sp. HSL3-2 genome segment ACCGTGCTTTCTGTAAATAACGATCCGGGTACGATAATAACTTATATAGGATACCTGATGCTTGCAATCGGTATGTTTGGTTCACTTCTTATGCCAAACGGAAGGTTTGCAAAACTTTCTAAAAAAGCAAAAGAGATAAGTGCAAGCAGAACTGCTGCAGCATTTTTGGCACTGGCGATGATGTTCACATACAGCAGTTCTCATGCTGAAGAGTTAAATCCTATTATCAAGACCGTAAAATCTATTGATAAAGCCCATGCACAAAAGTTCGGTGAACTTATCGTTCAAGACAGCAGCGGACGTATGAAACCTCTTGATACTCTTTCTATGGAGATTTTAAATAAGATACATAGAGGTAATTCTATCCTTGGTCTTGATGCAAATCAGGTTATTCTTGGGATGATGGTTCGTCCGGATGTCTGGCGTGAGATAAAGATGATCAATACGTCAAATAAAGAGATAAACAAAGTTCTTGGTATTCCTGAAGGAGAAAAATATGCATCGTTCTCGCAGTTTTTCGATTTTCCAAACGATATGCAGGGATATAAACTTGAAAAATATGCTGATGAAGCGATACGTAAAGCACCAAAGAACAGAGATAAGTTCGATAAAGCAGTGCTGGCTGTAGATGAACGTGTGAATGTCGCATTTATGGTCTATACAGGTCAGATCATCAAGATATGGCCAAAACCAAACGATGTAAGCCATAAATGGTTTGCAACGGTAGACGCACTGCAGAACTTTAATCAGATGACATCGTTAAGCATTAGAAATATAGCTATCAACTACTTTACAAGTATCGATAAAGCTATCCAATCGGGAGATTGGAGCAAAGCTAACGAAGCTTTAACAGGGATAGAAAAATATCAGAAGTTTTATGGTGCATCCGTGTACCCTGATGACAGAAAGATCTCTTTAGAGATAGCATATAACCACTCAAACGTATTTGAAAAACTTTGGCCTTTATACTTTTTAGTCGGTTTTGTTCTTTTAGGACTATCGTTTATCAAGATACTGAGACCGTCGTTCAATATAAGTATCTTCAGCAAATCTGCGATGTTCCTGCTTATAGCGTTCTTTATAGCGCATACTATGGGTCTTGCAGTGAGATGGTATATCTCTGGTCACGCACCGTGGTCAAATGGTTTTGAGTCTATGGTCTACATCGCATGGGCAACTGTGCTGGCAGGATTTATCTTCTCTAAACACTCGCCGATCACACTTGCTTCGACATCGATACTTGCAGGTCTGATCCTGTTTGTCGCACACCTGAGCTGGATGGATCCGAAAGTGACTAACCTTGTGCCTGTACTTCAGTCATACTGGTTAAGCATCCACGTTTCTATGATCACTGCTAGTTACGGTTTCTTAGGGCTTGGAGCACTTTTAGGATTTATCACGGTCATCTTGTTTGTGTTGAAAAACAAGAAAAACGAGAAGCGCATCAGCAGCTCTATCTTGGAGCTTAATGCTATCAATGAGATGAGTCTGCTTATCGGTCTTGCTCTGCTTACAGTCGGTAACTTCTTAGGCGGTGTCTGGGCAAATGAGAGCTGGGGACGCTACTGGGGATGGGATCCAAAAGAGACTTGGGCACTTGTGACGATCCTTGTATATGCAGTCGTTGTGCACTTGAGATTTATAAAAGCGATATATAATCCTTTTAATTACAGTGTTATCTCATTGTTGGCGTTTACATCGGTCATCATGACATATTTCGGTGTAAACTATTACCTTGCAGGTATGCACTCATATGCAAAAGGAGATCCGGTTCCGATCCCTGATTTCGTGCCTGTGACATACCTGATCATCTTTGCTCTTATTGCACTGGCATTTAGAAACAGACAGCTAGCAAAGTAGGGTAAAATGGGTTTTAACGGATTTTCAAAAGAGGTGATCCCTTTTTTAAAAGAGATCCGTGACAACAATAACAAAGAGTGGTTTTTAACACAGAAATCACGCTATGAACAGCTTATACTAGAACCATCCCGCGACTTTGTCGAGGAGATGGGAGAACACCTCATGGCCATAGAGCCTACAATCAACGCTATCCCCAAGATCAACGCATCGCTCTTTCGTATATACAAAGACATAAGAAGAAACAAAACAGCACTAAGCGACCCCATAAAGACACGTATAGGCTACATCTTTTGGCAGGGAGAGGGAAAACGTCTTCAATGCAGCAGTTTTTATATGCACTACGGCATAGAAGAGCTGTTTGTAGCTGTAGGAATACGATGGTTTGAAAAAGAGATACAAGACGCCTACAGAGAGTATATAAAAGACGATGAGCACAGAGCAGAACTGGCAGCTATCTTAAAAGATCTGCAAGAAAAAGGCTATAAGCTTTTAGAACCTTCGATGAAAAGATTTCCAAAAGGCTTTACCTCTGCGATGCCTCATGCAGAACTTTCACTTTATAAAGAGATGGCGGCATATAAGATATACGATCCTCATCTCATAGAGGATGGTGACAGATTGATAGATACTCTTTTTAAAGACTACGAAACGATGGCACCCCTTCATAGATGGCTTTATGAGATGAGTCTTTCTTCTAAATGATAGTTTTTAGAGTGTTTTTAAAAGAGTTATTGAGAAAGTTTATTATGGATATCGTCTATAGATGTAAGATTATTTTTTGCATAGTATTTTAGTAGAAGATTATTCAGCTTATTCTGGTTAAATCTCCAAAAGTGTTCTTTGTCAAAATCATTGTGTTCTGTTATAGCGATAAAAAGCTCATTATGAGTTGGCGGGGTGTCGTAGTTTTTGATAACAGCTAACATAATACATGTTAACTGTTCGATAGATTCTATAGTGTTATCGTCATCTTCAAGTTGCTTGTTTGGCAGAAATTTATAAACTTTCCAGAGACTCAGCACCAAAAAGAGTATAAATCCTGCCATCATCAAAGATGGGATATGCTCTTTCACTTAAACCAGCTTTTCATCTTGTCGATCGCAGAATCTAACACACTTTCATGCGGTTTTGATTCTATACCGAAAGACTCTTGCAGCTTTGATAGAAGCTGACGCTGTTCTTCGGTAAGCTTTTTCGGGTAAGTGATATTGACCTGTGCGATCAGATCACCTTTTCCGTGACCGTGAACATCCTCTATACCTTCATTTCTGAATTTAAACTGCTGTTTATCGCGTGTTCCTACATCAAGTTGCAGTTTTAGCTCACCTGTGAGTGAAGGGATAGTGATCTCATCACCCGTTATCGCCTGAGTGAAAAATACAGGTATCTCGATGTAGACGTCGTTTTCACTTCTGATGAAGTGTTTGTCTGCTTTTACTTTAAATGTGACATACAGGTCACCGCGATGTCCATTTTTACCAATGTTACCGCGTCCGCCGACTCTGAGTCTATTGCCGTTATCAATCCCTTTTGGTACATTGATCTTTACGCTTTCTTTGACCTCTGTGTATCCGCTGCCGTGGCAATCAGTACACTTCTCTGAAGGCATGCTTCCTTCGCCGTTACACACCGGACATGTTTGAGAAAAGGTCATAAACCCTTGACGGATATAGACCTGACCCTTTCCTTGACACTGGCTACAAGTTGAAAGTTTTCCATCTTTTGCACCCGTGCCTTTACAGCTTTGGCATGCTTTTTTATATTTGTAATTTATCTCTTTTTCACAACCAAATACTGCCTCGTTAAAACTGATCGTTATATCTACGTTCATATCAAGAGGGTATTTGTCCATATCTGCACGAGAACGTCTGGAACCGCCGCCGAAACCGCCGCCGAACATCTCTTCAAAGATGCTTCCAAGGTCTTCGAATCCACCCATACCTGATGATGAACGACCGCCGCCGCCCATGCCTTGAAGACCTTCTTTACCGTATCTGTCGTAGATAGACCTTTGTTTATCATCGCTTAGAACTTGGTAGGCTTCGTTGATATATTTGAATTTTGCTTCAGCCTCTGGATCACCTTGGTTCTTGTCAGGGTGATGCTCTTTTGCAAGTCTTCTATAAGCTTTTTTGATTACAGTTTTATCTGCATTTTGGTCTATCTCTAATATTTCGTAATAACTTAAATTTTCCAAAACACTTTCTCCGTAACTTTAATAAATTTTTTTGGAATTATAACGAAAGTAGTTGATGTATTACTTATATATTAACTATAACTTGCTACAATAATAAAAATTATTTCAAGGTATCAAATCGTGTTTCGACTCCCTCACTTACTTCGTTTCTTAGCTATTTTTATAGCATCTATGACACTGTTTTTAACAGTTTTACGATTAGCGTTTTATTACTATTTTTCTGATCCGCTTTCACCTTTGTCTACATACGATTTTTGGATGTCTCTCTGGCTTGGAGGAAGGTTCGACCTTAGAATGGTTATTCTTATGATTGCACCGCTCTTCTTTATAGGGTGGATACCATATCTTTCCCCGTTTAAAAACAAGATAGCAAAATATTTCTGGCTTACGTATCTGACACTTATGTTCACTGCATATATGTTTTTTTATGCCGTGGATTTCGGATATTACGCTTATCTTGGGACTAGACTCGATTTTACTGCAACAAGACTGCTTATTGACTTCGGTACTGCCATGGAGATGGTCTGGGAAAGTTACCATGTCATATGGATATTTATAGGTTATACAGCAGCTGTGGGAGCATTCGCTTGGCTAGTAAACAAACTGTTTTTATACATACAAAAAAGGGAGAATGTTCATTATTCACTGCTTCAAAAAATAATCGTAGGCTTTGTAAGCTTTTTTATCGTCTTTGCGATGGGTTGGGGAAAACTCAATCAATATCCGCTCAGATGGTCTGATGCTTCTTTTTCCAAGCATCCTTTTGCTGCACAATTGACATACAATCCAATTCATTATTTCTTTGATACATGGAAGAACGGCCGTATATCTTATGATGCTAACAAGGTTAGAAAGTATTACGATGTAATGGCATCATATCTTGGTGTCGTTCATAAAGATAAAGACAAACTTTACTTCAAACGTGAAGCAAAACCTATAAATCCTGTCGGTAGCAAGCCTAATGTCGTTATTGTTATTATGGAGTCTTTCGCATCTTACAAGTCAAGTGTATCGGGAAATCCTATCGATCCTTCACCATATCTAAAAAAATATGCCGACAAAGGATGGTATTTTAAAAACTATTTTACGCCTACTGTCGGTACGGCTAGAAGTATCTATGCGACACTGACTTCACTTCCTGATGTCGAGCTGCACGGGACATCAAGCCGTAACCCGCTAATAGTAAACCAACATAGTATCTTGGAAGATTTCAAAGGGTATAGAAAACTTTATTTTATCGGTGGTTCTGCATCTTGGGGAAATATCCGCGGGATGTTAAACGAGTCCATGGATAATCTTGATCTTTACGAAGAGGAGAGATACAGTGCACCTCGTACGGATGTATGGGGTATCTCTGATGCAGATTTGGCTATTGAAGCAAATAAGGTCTTAGTTAAAGAAAAAGAGCCGTTTGTAGCTGTTATACAGACATCCGGTAACCACAGACCATATACTATTCCCGAAAATGATCATGGTTTTAAAGTACGTAAAGATATACCGCTAAAAGAGGTTAAAAAGTATGGCTTTAGATCATTAGAAGAGTATAATTCCTTTAGATTTTTAGATTATTCGGTTGGGTTATTTATGAAAGAAGCCGAAAAGAGCGATTATTTTAAAAATACGATATTCGTATTTTGGGGAGACCACGGTATAGACGGGTATTCAAATCATGTTTCTCCGGGTGAGAGTACATCAAATCTTGATCTAGGTTCATACAGAGTCCCGTTTGTCATCTACTCACCGATGATTAAAAACCATAAAGTCTTTGACACTGTTATGTCGGAACTTGATGCACTGCCGTCGATTGCATCACTTGTAGGGATCGATTATACGGCTACGACATTGGGACGTAATATCTTTGATCCGCAGTTTAAGGACAGTCACTTTGCATATACGATGTTAAATAGAGCTGATCCGACTTTAGGACTTGTAGGAAAAGAGTTCTATTATAGAAAGGCAGGGAAGTTTGAGGGGCTTTACAAAATAGATAGCAAAGACCCGATGACAGATCATAGTAAAGAACATCCTGAGCTTTTTAATGAGATGAAAACACTAACACACGGGATATTTGAGACAGCTAAATATATACCGTACTTCAATAAGCGTCAAGACGCTCACGAATAAAATATCTTAGCCAGATACAGCCCGTTTGACGGGGCTGGCTTTATGGCTATCTTCCTCTTACATGTAAGCTGATCTTGCAGATCTTCTAAGCTGAGTTTTTCATCATTGATCCCCAAAAGCATAGCTACCATAAGTCGTATCTGCGAACGGAGAAAACCGTTTGCTTCAAAGTAAAGTACGGTCAATCCCTTATACTGATAGACACGGGTCTTGTATATAGTTCTGACAGTCGTCTTGTTGTCGCTTCCTGTTTTATAAAACTGTTTGAAGTCATGTGTGCCTTCAAAGAGTTTTATGGCATCTCTTAAACTGTCTATGTCTATCTTATCTACAAAAGTGATGAACTCATCCTCAAAGGGGTTTGAATCTCCTTCTTTAAGGATATATCTGTAAACACGCCTCGTTGCACCGTAGCGTGCGTGGAAATCATCATTTGTGAGTTCTATCTTTCTTACACGTATGGATGTCGGAAGTTTGAAGTTTATTATCTCTAAAAGCTTTTTAGTATCGCTCCAAAATTCGGGAACCTCAAAGTCGATCACCTGACCTGTCGCATGAACACCTCTGTCTGTTCTGCCCGAGGCTTCTATTTTACCGACGATTCCCATCGATTTTAAAACATTTTGCAAAGTCCCGTTTACAGTGACTTTCTTATCTTGAACCTGAGAACCGTAGAACTTTGTTCCGTTGTAAGCTATTGTCGCTTTTACTTTCAAAATCTTGCCAATATTTTCTTATGATAAATATAGTAACTAAGCAGAAGCGATGTGAAAAATACTACAGGAATAGTATAAAAGCTGATAACATCTATAAGCCCGATCGTTGCACCGTAGTAAAGTGTGATAGCTATGAAAAGGTAGAGGTAGACATACCCTTTTTGATGTCTTACATGTACGACACCGATCGCAACGACTAGAAACAAAGAGATTAGAGGGAATAGACTTAAAAGGCTGTCTGTGATAAACATATGTCTTTTACTTTCAGCTCTATCTTCGCTTAACCAATACTCAAGGGGTTTCCTATAGGTATGAAGGTCGGCTTTCATCATATCGTTGATGATCATAGTCTTATAATTGATCTGTGAGAGAGTATCGGTAGTATAGCTGTAACCTTCTCCGCTGTGAAGTTTGAGCTTTAGTATACCCTTTTGATTGATGACCTCTGCATTTTTCGCATTTATAAGGATCTCATCGTCTTTTTCTTTATTGAACAAAAAGACATCCCCGAATGTCCCGTCGTCGTTGTTCTTCCCGACATATAAAAGCCAGTTACCAAAGTTATTTCCAAACTCGGAAGCTTTGATGTTGAACTTGGCTTCGCTTTTTTTGTAAGAGATAAAGTTGCTTGACAATACTGTCGCATGCGGGAAAAGTATGAAAAAATCAAATGCTAAAAGTAAAGACAACAGTAAAGCAGGTTTAAAAAGTGTTCTGATCAGAAATTCCGGTTTGATCCCGAGTGCAAAGATGACGATCATCTCATTATCATTAGAGAGTCTAAAAAGTGTCAGTGTTGCCGAGATAAAAAAAGTAACAGGCAGTGTATAAAAAAGTATCTCGGGAAGTACGAACATATAAAGTTTTAGCATCTCAAAAAACGTTAGCTGGATAACAGCAGTGTATGTTGCCAGTTTTATCATGAATATGACCGATGCGATAGCAAAAAGAGGTAAGAATATGGATAAAAACAGAATAGAGAAATTGTTTATGATATAGCGTCTTAGTTTATGCATACAGGCTTTCCAGATAGTTATAGATTTGTGAGTCAAAAAGATAGGTAATAAAAGTTCCCAGAGCTAAAAAAGGGATGAAGGGTACTCTTTGTTCTTCTGCCGAACGGTTCATGACTAAAAGCATAACAGGAAGTGCCAACACTGCTGCTAAAAAGATCGCAGCAAGAGTAAGCTTTAGGCCTAAAAGCGCACCCATCGTCGCAGCTATCATGATGTCCGCTTCGCCCATGGCTTCTATAAACGGGTACCTGTGATAGTGCTTCGTCCAAGCGGTTTCACTTTTTTTTGCAGCTCTGTGTGCCGTTGATGTCAATATATACGAGAGTGCAAACCTAAGCAGGGTAAATCCGCCGGCAAAGAGCAGGGCGTTTTGAAAGTTTAAAATCAGCATATCCAAAGAATATGCGCTAAGGATCGCAAACACAAGTGCTAAAAGGTTCAGACTGTCAGGTGCCATCTTGTATCTGAAATCTATCATAGAAAGAGCCAGCAGCATTAAAAAAGTAAGTGCTACAAAAGCAGATGAGATACTTATTCCCATTTTGTAAGCGATGATAACAAATATCACTCCGCTTAAAAGTTCTATAGCCGGATACTGCATAGAGATGG includes the following:
- the truA gene encoding tRNA pseudouridine(38-40) synthase TruA, encoding MKVKATIAYNGTKFYGSQVQDKKVTVNGTLQNVLKSMGIVGKIEASGRTDRGVHATGQVIDFEVPEFWSDTKKLLEIINFKLPTSIRVRKIELTNDDFHARYGATRRVYRYILKEGDSNPFEDEFITFVDKIDIDSLRDAIKLFEGTHDFKQFYKTGSDNKTTVRTIYKTRVYQYKGLTVLYFEANGFLRSQIRLMVAMLLGINDEKLSLEDLQDQLTCKRKIAIKPAPSNGLYLAKIFYS
- the dnaJ gene encoding molecular chaperone DnaJ; amino-acid sequence: MENLSYYEILEIDQNADKTVIKKAYRRLAKEHHPDKNQGDPEAEAKFKYINEAYQVLSDDKQRSIYDRYGKEGLQGMGGGGRSSSGMGGFEDLGSIFEEMFGGGFGGGSRRSRADMDKYPLDMNVDITISFNEAVFGCEKEINYKYKKACQSCKGTGAKDGKLSTCSQCQGKGQVYIRQGFMTFSQTCPVCNGEGSMPSEKCTDCHGSGYTEVKESVKINVPKGIDNGNRLRVGGRGNIGKNGHRGDLYVTFKVKADKHFIRSENDVYIEIPVFFTQAITGDEITIPSLTGELKLQLDVGTRDKQQFKFRNEGIEDVHGHGKGDLIAQVNITYPKKLTEEQRQLLSKLQESFGIESKPHESVLDSAIDKMKSWFK
- a CDS encoding LptF/LptG family permease, coding for MHKLRRYIINNFSILFLSIFLPLFAIASVIFMIKLATYTAVIQLTFFEMLKLYMFVLPEILFYTLPVTFFISATLTLFRLSNDNEMIVIFALGIKPEFLIRTLFKPALLLSLLLAFDFFILFPHATVLSSNFISYKKSEAKFNIKASEFGNNFGNWLLYVGKNNDDGTFGDVFLFNKEKDDEILINAKNAEVINQKGILKLKLHSGEGYSYTTDTLSQINYKTMIINDMMKADLHTYRKPLEYWLSEDRAESKRHMFITDSLLSLFPLISLFLVVAIGVVHVRHQKGYVYLYLFIAITLYYGATIGLIDVISFYTIPVVFFTSLLLSYYIYHKKILARF
- the ccsA gene encoding cytochrome c biogenesis protein CcsA, yielding MKKILSFMGSMKTMAVLMLIFAFSIGYATIIENDFGTMTAKADIYNTRWFELLMGLLAINLFLNIINFKMYTKSKALVLTFHISFFVILIGAAVTRYTGFEGMMHIREGQTSSVMTSSEPYLNIKASDGSSNVESAKVLYLSKRSSNSYDQDLKVGSKELHVKLTEYIPDAVVQLVEDKNGGPIANMMITLNGQGESVQLSQGEFFETGDLVLDFGSGKKFDKPVIEMFVENGKLYINHPMDLTYLKMDDRSSGDLKANAKEEFLTRTLHTYKSTNIVLRQFYASASKKLIRNPNAKAKNPGMDALRFEISDANDKKSVLIYGKPGEVGDDVSVDVDGVKVSLNYGAKIINLPFGIKLNDFQLERYPGSMSPASYASEVTLIDREQNMEEPYRIYMNHILDHRGYRFFQSSYDQDERGTVLSVNNDPGTIITYIGYLMLAIGMFGSLLMPNGRFAKLSKKAKEISASRTAAAFLALAMMFTYSSSHAEELNPIIKTVKSIDKAHAQKFGELIVQDSSGRMKPLDTLSMEILNKIHRGNSILGLDANQVILGMMVRPDVWREIKMINTSNKEINKVLGIPEGEKYASFSQFFDFPNDMQGYKLEKYADEAIRKAPKNRDKFDKAVLAVDERVNVAFMVYTGQIIKIWPKPNDVSHKWFATVDALQNFNQMTSLSIRNIAINYFTSIDKAIQSGDWSKANEALTGIEKYQKFYGASVYPDDRKISLEIAYNHSNVFEKLWPLYFLVGFVLLGLSFIKILRPSFNISIFSKSAMFLLIAFFIAHTMGLAVRWYISGHAPWSNGFESMVYIAWATVLAGFIFSKHSPITLASTSILAGLILFVAHLSWMDPKVTNLVPVLQSYWLSIHVSMITASYGFLGLGALLGFITVILFVLKNKKNEKRISSSILELNAINEMSLLIGLALLTVGNFLGGVWANESWGRYWGWDPKETWALVTILVYAVVVHLRFIKAIYNPFNYSVISLLAFTSVIMTYFGVNYYLAGMHSYAKGDPVPIPDFVPVTYLIIFALIALAFRNRQLAK
- a CDS encoding prepilin peptidase, which translates into the protein MELFLVFIFGTLIGSFLNVVILRIPKDESIAFPASHCFSCGTPLKPWHNIPLISWIFLRGKCSFCKAPISMQYPAIELLSGVIFVIIAYKMGISISSAFVALTFLMLLALSMIDFRYKMAPDSLNLLALVFAILSAYSLDMLILNFQNALLFAGGFTLLRFALSYILTSTAHRAAKKSETAWTKHYHRYPFIEAMGEADIMIAATMGALLGLKLTLAAIFLAAVLALPVMLLVMNRSAEEQRVPFIPFLALGTFITYLFDSQIYNYLESLYA
- a CDS encoding TIGR02453 family protein; this encodes MGFNGFSKEVIPFLKEIRDNNNKEWFLTQKSRYEQLILEPSRDFVEEMGEHLMAIEPTINAIPKINASLFRIYKDIRRNKTALSDPIKTRIGYIFWQGEGKRLQCSSFYMHYGIEELFVAVGIRWFEKEIQDAYREYIKDDEHRAELAAILKDLQEKGYKLLEPSMKRFPKGFTSAMPHAELSLYKEMAAYKIYDPHLIEDGDRLIDTLFKDYETMAPLHRWLYEMSLSSK
- a CDS encoding LTA synthase family protein; the protein is MTLFLTVLRLAFYYYFSDPLSPLSTYDFWMSLWLGGRFDLRMVILMIAPLFFIGWIPYLSPFKNKIAKYFWLTYLTLMFTAYMFFYAVDFGYYAYLGTRLDFTATRLLIDFGTAMEMVWESYHVIWIFIGYTAAVGAFAWLVNKLFLYIQKRENVHYSLLQKIIVGFVSFFIVFAMGWGKLNQYPLRWSDASFSKHPFAAQLTYNPIHYFFDTWKNGRISYDANKVRKYYDVMASYLGVVHKDKDKLYFKREAKPINPVGSKPNVVIVIMESFASYKSSVSGNPIDPSPYLKKYADKGWYFKNYFTPTVGTARSIYATLTSLPDVELHGTSSRNPLIVNQHSILEDFKGYRKLYFIGGSASWGNIRGMLNESMDNLDLYEEERYSAPRTDVWGISDADLAIEANKVLVKEKEPFVAVIQTSGNHRPYTIPENDHGFKVRKDIPLKEVKKYGFRSLEEYNSFRFLDYSVGLFMKEAEKSDYFKNTIFVFWGDHGIDGYSNHVSPGESTSNLDLGSYRVPFVIYSPMIKNHKVFDTVMSELDALPSIASLVGIDYTATTLGRNIFDPQFKDSHFAYTMLNRADPTLGLVGKEFYYRKAGKFEGLYKIDSKDPMTDHSKEHPELFNEMKTLTHGIFETAKYIPYFNKRQDAHE